A region from the Triticum aestivum cultivar Chinese Spring chromosome 3D, IWGSC CS RefSeq v2.1, whole genome shotgun sequence genome encodes:
- the LOC123075094 gene encoding heat stress transcription factor C-1a-like — MDGLHTELALGLIGELETAPFVAKTYQLVSDPRTDAFVRWGRDNNSFLVTDVAGFSQLLLPCFFKHGNFSSFVRQLNSYGFRKVHPDRWEFAHESFLSGQKHLLPRIVRRKKKRGEASCSSLVGGGEQHVVANIGEEVEEEEDDEGREALLEEVRRLRQEQTAIGEQLARMSRRLQATELRSDQLMPLLARLDEDPNATSLHLLQQAAEKKLQRMQLPSRDFASFPIVPPLHPAPSPLLALGDTAMGGARVGQWAESMPLKLPTFEEPSASSGVQQVPEFEGGGRDSGSGMGITNSGTAVEIPFPFCLLGQCFF, encoded by the exons ATGGACGGCCTCCACACGGAGCTCGCGCTGGGGCTGATCGGCGAGCTCGAGACGGCGCCGTTCGTGGCCAAGACGTACCAGCTGGTGAGCGACCCTAGGACGGACGCGTTTGTCAGGTGGGGGAGGGACAACAACAGCTTCCTCGTCACCGACGTCGCCGGCTTctcgcagctcctcctcccatgcTTCTTCAAGCACGGCAACTTCTCCAGCTTCGTCCGCCAGCTCAACTCTTAC GGCTTCCGGAAGGTGCACCCGGACCGATGGGAGTTCGCGCACGAGTCGTTCCTGAGCGGCCAGAAGCACCTTCTGCCGCGCATCGTGCGCCGCAAGAAGAAGCGCGGCGAGGCCTCTTGCTCGtctctcgtcggcggcggcgagcagcaCGTGGTGGCCAATATAGGAGAGGaagtggaggaggaagaggacgacgagGGGAGGGAGGCGCTGCTCGAGGAGGTTCGGAGGCTGCGGCAGGAGCAGACGGCTATTGGGGAGCAGCTGGCGCGGATGAGCCGGCGACTGCAGGCGACGGAGCTGCGGAGTGACCAGCTCATGCCCTTACTTGCCCGGCTCGACGAGGATCCCAACGCCACCTCCCTCCACCTTCTTCAACAGGCAGCCGAGAAGAAGCTCCAGCGCATGCAGTTGCCTTCCCGTGATTTTGCTTCCTTTCCCATTGTACCCCCGCTTCACCCGGCGCCTTCACCGCTATTGGCTCTCGGCGACACGGCCATGGGCGGAGCCAGAGTCGGGCAATGGGCGGAGTCGATGCCACTGAAACTCCCAACCTTCGAGGAGCCCTCTGCGAGCTCCGGGGTGCAGCAGGTACCGGAGTTCGAGGGCGGCGGCAGGGATAGCGGCAGCGGCATGGGCATAACTAACAGTGGGACCGCAGTGGAGATCCCCTTCCCGTTCTGCCTGCTTGGCCAGTGTTTCTTCTAA